Proteins from one Camelina sativa cultivar DH55 chromosome 8, Cs, whole genome shotgun sequence genomic window:
- the LOC104708992 gene encoding glutaredoxin domain-containing cysteine-rich protein 1-like: MKSSRMKFAKKLKSFRAGEYLNQDRILQVLSAAEDGISEFLPKISNPIPQITAAGSIWRTPQKPGDQIANVKEELVENEREEASRSVVGDKENVRPPVNQIPRVPCDQKESKSEVSNGSHKAIGSGFRRPDLNSSTLFDPKLLEAFELAAVGFKKIDDFSRIDDEENHIPFPVEEEIEKDENTLPPVIRVEEDRRKEENVNALQIVNATAEGVNGEDGDAVIDPLLEFEERCPPGGEESVVFYTTTLRGIRKTFDDCNMIRFLLDSFKVKYYERDVSMHREYREELRRISAAEETEVLPPVLFVKGRCIRGAQRVLGLHEQGMFKVLFEGVPITGNERCLRCDGFRFLMCEGCRGSRRIISGDGSRTQCLICNENGLVVCVDCCS, translated from the coding sequence ATGAAGTCATCGAGAATGAAGTTtgcaaagaaattaaaatcgTTTAGAGCCGGCGAGTATCTGAATCAGGATCGGATTCTTCAGGTGCTTTCTGCTGCAGAAGATGGGATCTCTGAGTTTCTTCCAAAGATATCTAACCCCATTCCTCAGATAACAGCCGCCGGTTCTATCTGGAGAACCCCTCAGAAGCCTGGAGATCAAATCGCAAACGTAAAGGAGGAACTTGTggaaaacgagagagaagaagcttctagaagTGTCGTCGGCGACAAGGAGAACGTCCGGCCTCCGGTAAACCAGATTCCGAGAGTTCCGTGTGATCAGAAAGAGAGCAAATCGGAAGTTTCTAACGGATCTCATAAAGCTATTGGATCTGGGTTTAGAAGACCTGATTTGAATTCGAGCACACTTTTCGATCCGAAGCTGTTAGAAGCGTTTGAATTAGCAGCAGTGGGCTTTAAGAAGATAGACGATTTCTCCAGAATCGATGATGAAGAAAACCATATCCCCTTTCCCGTTGAAGAGGAAATCGAAAAAGACGAGAATACCCTTCCTCCGGTGATCCGCGTCGAAGAGGATAGACggaaagaagaaaatgtcaaCGCCCTTCAGATAGTCAACGCGACCGCGGAAGGAGTGAACGGAGAAGACGGCGATGCCGTTATCGATCCGTTGTTGGAATTTGAGGAGCGGTGTCCTCCGGGAGGAGAGGAATCAGTTGTTTTCTACACGACGACTCTCCGGGGAATCAGAAAAACGTTCGACGACTGCAACATGATCCGATTTCTGCTTGATAGTTTTAAGGTTAAGTACTACGAGAGAGATGTGTCGATGCATAGAGAGTATAGAGAAGAGCTCCGACGAATCTCAGCGGCGGAGGAAACAGAGGTTCTGCCTCCGGTTCTGTTCGTTAAAGGAAGATGCATCAGAGGAGCTCAGAGGGTATTGGGTCTGCACGAGCAAGGTATGTTTAAGGTTCTGTTTGAGGGCGTTCCAATCACCGGAAATGAACGTTGCCTGCGATGCGATGGGTTTAGGTTTCTGATGTGTGAGGGATGCAGAGGTAGCCGCCGGATTATCTCCGGAGATGGATCAAGGACTCAGTGTTTGATATGCAATGAGAATGGTTTGGTTGTGTGCGTTGATTGCTGCTCCTAA
- the LOC104708989 gene encoding dnaJ homolog subfamily B member 13-like: MGVDYYKVLQVDRSANDEELKKAYRKLAMKWHPDKNPNNKKEAEAKFKQISEAYDVLSDPQKRAIYDQYGEEGLNQGPPPGSGGYPGESDPGASSFRFNPRSADDIFSDFFGFTRPFGTGSSDSRAGPSAFRYGDDIFASLRAAAAAGAGGGGGEPSIPARKAAPIERQLPCSLEDLYKGVTKKMKISRDVLDSSGRPTPVEEILTIEIKAGWKKGTKITFLEKGNEHRGIIPSDLVFIVDEKPHAVFKRDGNDLVVMQKISLVEALTGCTAQVTTLDGRTLTVPVNNVISPSYEEIVKGEGMPIPKDPSRKGNLRIRFIIKFPSKLTPEQKSGIKRMFSS; encoded by the exons atgggggTGGATTACTATAAGGTGCTTCAGGTTGATCGCAGTGCAAACGATGAGGAGCTAAAGAAAGCTTATCGGAAACTGGCCATGAAGTGGCATCCTGATAAGAAccctaacaacaaaaaagaagccGAAGCTAAATTCAAGCAAATCTCTGAAGCTTACGAT GTTTTGAGTGATCCTCAAAAACGAGCAATCTATGACCAATACGGAGAAGAAGGTTTAAACCAAGGCCCTCCTCCCGGTTCCGGTGGTTACCCTGGAGAATCAGACCCCGGAGCTTCTTCTTTCCGCTTCAATCCCAGAAGCGCCGATGATATCTTCTCCGACTTCTTTGGTTTCACTAGGCCTTTTGGTACCGGAAGCAGCGACTCCCGAGCAGGACCTTCTGCGTTTAGGTATGGCGATGACATCTTCGCTTCCTTGagggctgctgctgctgcaggcgctggaggaggaggaggagagccCTCCATTCCTGCTAGGAAAGCTGCTCCTATTGAGAGACAATTGCCCTGTAGTTTGGAGGATTTATATAAAGGAGTcaccaagaagatgaagatctcTCGTGATGTTCTCGACTCTTCCGG GAGGCCAACACCGGTTGAGGAGATCTTGACGATAGAAATCAAAGCCGGTTGGAAGAAAGGAACAAAGATAACCTTCCTGGAAAAAGGAAACGAGCATCGCGGAATCATTCCATCCGATCTCGTTTTCATCGTAGACGAGAAACCGCATGCCGTTTTCAAACGAGACGGGAATGATCTGGTGGTAATGCAAAAGATATCTCTCGTGGAAGCTCTCACAGGTTGCACAGCGCAGGTCACTACTCTTGACGGAAGAACCCTAACGGTTCCTGTAAACAATGTGATCAGTCCGTCGTATGAAGAGATAGTGAAAGGGGAAGGCATGCCGATCCCTAAAGATCCGTCAAGAAAAGGAAACTTGAGAATCAGATTCATCATCAAGTTCCCTTCGAAGCTAACGCCTGAGCAGAAATCAGGGATCAAGCGGATGTTTTCATCTTGA
- the LOC104708991 gene encoding pyridoxal 5'-phosphate synthase subunit PDX1.3, protein MEGTGVVAVYGNGAITEAKKSPFSVKVGLAQMLRGGVIMDVVNAEQARIAEEAGACAVMALERVPADIRAQGGVARMSDPQMIKDIKQAVTIPVMAKARIGHFVEAQILEAIGIDYIDESEVLTLADEDHHINKHNFRIPFVCGCRNLGEALRRIREGAAMIRTKGEAGTGNIIEAVRHVRSVMGDIRVLRNMDDDEVFTFAKKLAAPYDLVMQTKQLGRLPVVQFAAGGVATPADAALMMQLGCDGVFVGSGIFKSGDPARRARAIVQAVTHYSDPEMLVEVSCGLGEAMVGINLNDEKVERFANRSE, encoded by the coding sequence ATGGAAGGAACCGGCGTTGTTGCGGTGTACGGTAACGGTGCTATAACGGAGGCTAAGAAATCCCCCTTCTCCGTCAAGGTCGGTCTGGCTCAGATGCTCCGTGGTGGTGTTATCATGGATGTCGTCAACGCCGAGCAAGCTCGTATCGCCGAGGAAGCTGGTGCTTGCGCCGTCATGGCTTTGGAGCGTGTTCCCGCTGACATCCGTGCTCAAGGAGGCGTTGCTCGGATGAGCGATCCTCAGATGATTAAAGATATCAAACAGGCCGTTACGATTCCGGTCATGGCTAAGGCCAGGATTGGTCATTTCGTTGAAGCTCAGATCCTTGAAGCTATTGGAATCGATTACATCGATGAGAGCGAGGTTTTGACTCTCGCCGACGAAGACCATCACATCAACAAGCATAATTTCCGGATCCCTTTCGTTTGCGGCTGTAGGAATCTCGGCGAGGCTTTGAGGAGGATCCGTGAAGGTGCCGCCATGATTAGGACCAAAGGTGAGGCTGGGACTGGTAACATTATTGAAGCTGTTAGGCATGTCAGGTCCGTTATGGGTGACATTAGGGTTTTGAGGAACATGGATGACGATGAGGTTTTCACCTTCGCTAAGAAATTAGCCGCTCCTTACGATCTCGTGATGCAGACCAAACAGCTTGGTCGTCTTCCCGTTGTTCAATTCGCCGCCGGTGGTGTCGCTACTCCGGCTGATGCTGCTCTCATGATGCAGCTTGGATGTGACGGTGTCTTTGTTGGTTCTGGTATCTTCAAGAGTGGTGACCCGGCGCGTCGTGCACGTGCCATTGTTCAGGCTGTGACTCATTACAGTGACCCTGAGATGCTTGTGGAGGTCAGCTGTGGCCTTGGTGAAGCTATGGTTGGGATCAATCTCAACGATGAGAAGGTTGAGAGGTTCGCTAATCGCTCCGAGTGA
- the LOC104708990 gene encoding uncharacterized protein LOC104708990, which yields MVGIMASYSRERLEGLASSAKSATELPPKLQRLRNLRRDLQKDESVFPIELLPHLFDLLSDQFGAVRKFVAEILGEIGLKYVELLPEIVPLLIKSLEDETPAVARQVIACVADLFRSTLERVAVQGLHSSELNDLLESSWTWMIKVKDEICSVAFKQGNSGVKLCAMKFVEALILLYTPHEGSEADFNITILRGGHPVLNIGDLSIEASQKLGLLLDQLRHPAAKSLNSSTIIVLINSLSSVAKKRPAYCGRILPVLLSLDPLSFLKGVHAAAANLALKTVFLSYLKCTHPAAAPWKDRLIGALKEIEGGGRAGKAKDLFNKNNGSIQDKDSAEDTKVSVDEKPLCASSDVAESNFGRKRSGSEYNIDLNGDALNGKRARITPSVSEESTDGLNVNDGGSLPQVAGPSNSRAVRDIDPVQQLVDVFGTLVAQGEKAIGSLEILIKGIAADLLTDIVMANMHNIQPNGSSYADGTNELVMNMCIVGSDAQIRYPPSFVADVLSLSTAFPPIAALINPCIPKTENEDEEVFAVHVDQQMFSAEDAVLATGLLPSSDVSFPENEEDSTVFPPDVHYIGNIESGIPGLDSSAQLDLSGARVTSVLNSMNVEAATKNQNASGKLLVDVIPSMSVDKSEEFSPKAAATGSTSLVLSTATSVASAPHFVLPKISAPVVDLSDEEKDSLQKLVFLRIVEAYKQISMSGGSQLRFSLLAHLGVEFPSELDPWKILQEHVLSDYLNHEGHELTVRVLYRLYGEAEAEQDFFSSTTAASAYESFLLTVAEALRDSFPPSDKSLSKLLGDSPHLPKSVLKLLESFCCPGSGEEVEKDLQNGDRVTQGLSTVWSLILMRPGIRSDCLKIALQSAVHHLEEIRMKAIRLVANKLYSLSFITQQIEEFAKERLFSVASCISSERGDAETRMDDCNKKDIDLKSPPNKPQPVISGMETPSEATSATSITEAQRCLSLYFALCTKKHSLFVHVFSIYKNALDPVKQAIHLQIPILVRTMGSSSELLKIIADPPSGSENLLMQVLQTLTEGPTPSSELILTIRKLFDTRIKDVEILFPILPFLPRDDVLRIFPHMVNLPMEKFQVALSRVLQGSSQSGPVLSPSEVLIAIHSIDPARDGIPLKQVTDACNTCFAQRQTFTQQVLAGVLNQLVQQIPLPMLFMRTVLQAIGAFPALSDFILEILSRLVSKQIWKYPKLWVGFLKCAQTTQPQSYKVLLQLPPPQLGNALTKIPALRAPLTAHASQPEIQSSLPRSTLSALGLVPDSQGTQTSHVQANETQTSQEQQQQQASESQQTSQSEQVSVPLSPSKTDHQEPSQVIGSQSQSSPGGTGLSEMSQSQNSPIGTRRSEMSQCQSSPVGAGLSEMSQSQSSPVGTGQSEMGQSPQVSDSSAPAPTSHTRTSDSRASSLTQRDDDEKIDDTATSENEVTKSEKSKDSSEEE from the exons ATGGTTGGAATCATGGCTTCGTATTCAAGAGAAAGGCTTGAAGGTCTCGCGAGTTCCGCCAAATCAGCCACGGAATTGCCTCCGAAGCTGCAACGCTTACGCAATTTGCGCCGGGATTTGCAAAAGGACGAGTCCGTTTTTCCCATCGAGTTGCTTCCTCACCTTTTCGATCTTCTCTCCGATCAATTCGGTGCTGTTCGCAAGTTTGTCGCCGA GATACTTGGTGAGATTGGATTGAAATATGTTGAATTATTACCCGAAATAGTGCCCCTTTTAATTAAGTCTCTTGAAGATGAGACACCAGCTGTAGCGAGGCAGGTCATTGCTTGCGTAGCTGATTTATTCCGTTCCACCCTCGAAAGAGTGGCAGTTCag GGTTTGCATTCTAGTGAGCTGAATGATCTTCTTGAATCTTCGTGGACATGGATGATTAAGGTTAAGGATGAAATATGCTCAGTGGCTTTCAAG CAAGGAAACAGCGGTGTTAAATTATGCGCTATGAAATTTGTGGAAGCGCTTATTCTTTTGTATACACCTCATGAAG GAAGTGAAGCAGATTTTAATATAACTATCCTTCGTGGGGGACATCCTGTTTTGAATATCGGAGACTTGTCAATTGAGGCCAGCCAGAAATTGGGTCTACTGCTTGATCAGCTTCGGCACCCTGCAGCCAAATCTCTAAATAGCTCGACGATTATTGTTCTCATTAATAG TCTTTCATCAGTTGCAAAGAAACGTCCTGCATATTGTGGACGCATTCTACCCGTTCTACTTAGCTTGGATCCCCTAAGCTTTCTCAAAGGAGTGCATGCTGCAGCAGCAAATCTTGCGTTGAAGACTGTATTTCTCTCTTACTTGAAATGTACACATCCCGCTGCTGCACcg TGGAAGGATCGCTTGATCGGTGCTCTTAAGGAGATAGAAGGTGGAGGTCGGGCAGGGAAAGCTAAAGATCTTTTTAACAAGAATAACGGAAGCATTCAGGACAAAGACAGTGCAGAGGATACCAAG GTATCAGTGGATGAGAAACCTCTGTGTGCTAGTTCTGATGTTGCGGAAAGTAATTTTGGTAGGAAAAGATCTGGATCGGAATACAATATTGATCTAAATGGAGATGCTTTGAATGGAAAACGTGCAAGAATAACCCCTTCTGTGTCAGAAGAATCTACCGACGGATTAAATGTTAATGATGGTGGCTCTCTACCTCAGGTTGCCGGACCAAGTAATAGCAGAGCAGTGCGTGATATTGATCCTGTTCAGCAACTAGTTGATGTGTTTGGAACCTTGGTTGCTCAGGGTGAAAAAGCAATTGGATCGTTGGAGATTCTTATTAAGGGTATTGCTGCGGATTTACTTACTGATATTGTGATGGCTAATATGCATAATATTCAACCAAATGGTTCTTCTTATGCTGATGGCACCAATGAGTTGGTGATGAATATGTGTATAGTTGGTAGTGATGCACAAATTAGATATCCCCCATCATTTGTAGCGGATGTCCTTTCACTGTCAACTGCATTCCCACCAATTGCTGCCCTGATAAATCCTTGCATACCGAAAACGGAAAAT GAGGATGAAGAAGTCTTTGCCGTTCATGTGGACCAGCAGATGTTTTCAGCTGAAGATGCAGTTCTTGCCACTGGCTTATTACCTTCTTCTGATGTCTCTTTTCCAGAAAATGAAGAGGACAGTACTGTGTTTCCACCAGACGTGCATTATATAGGGAATATAGAAAGTGGAATACCTGGATTGGACTCTTCTGCtcaacttgatttatcaggagCCCGTGTTACTTCTGTATTGAATTCTATGAATGTGGAGGCTGCAACCAAGAATCAAAATGCGAGTGGAAAACTTCTTGTCGATGTAATTCCTTCAATGTCTGTGGATAAGTCTGAGGAATTTAGTCCAAAGGCGGCTGCCACAGGTTCTACTAGCTTGGTTTTGTCAACTGCAACTTCAGTTGCTTCTGCGCCTCACTTTGTCCTGCCTAAGATATCAGCACCTGTTGTCGACCTTTCTGATGAGGAGAAAGACAGTTTGCAGAAGCTGGTGTTTTTGCGCATTGTTGAAGCATATAAGCAAATATCAATGTCTGGTGGTTCACAACTCcgtttttctcttcttgctcATTTGGGAGTTGAG TTTCCTTCAGAGTTAGACCCTTGGAAAATATTACAGGAGCATGTCCTGTCGGATTATTTGAATCATGAG GGACATGAGCTGACCGTGCGGGTTCTTTACAGACTATACGGGGAGGCAGAAGCAGAACAAGATTTCTTCTCGTCAACTACTGCTGCGTCTGCATATGAAAGTTTCTTGCTGACTGTG GCTGAAGCACTTAGAGACTCTTTTCCACCGTCTGACAAATCTTTAAGTAAATTGCTTGGAGATTCTCCACATCTGCCAAAATCAGTTCTGAAGTTGTTGGAATCGTTTTGCTGTCCTGGAAGTGGTGAAGAAGTTGAAAAGGATTTACAGAATGGAGACCGTGTGACTCAAGGTCTCAGTACTGTTTGGAGCCTTATTTTAATGAGACCTGGAATCCGAAGTGATTGCCTGAAGATTGCATTGCAG AGTGCTGTTCATCACTTGGAAGAAATTCGCATGAAAGCAATCCGCCTG GTCGCAAACAAGCTCTATTCTTTATCATTCATTACGCAACAGATTGAAGAATTTGCAAAGGAGAGGCTGTTTTCCGTCGCAAGTTGCATTTCTTCAGAGAGAGGAGATGCTGAAACACGGATGGATGATTGTAATAAG aaGGATATTGATCTGAAAAGTCCACCAAATAAACCACAGCCCGTTATTAGTGGCATGGAGACGCCCTCCGAAGCAACATCAGCTACTTCAATTACTGAAGCTCAACGCTGCCTGTCACTCTATTTTGCTCTCTGTACAAAG AAGCACTCCCTTTTTGTTCATGTGTTCAGCATTTACAAGAATGCATTAGATCCTGTTAAGCAG GCTATTCATCTTCAAATCCCAATACTAGTTCGTACTATGGGCTCATCCTCTGAGCTTCTTAAAATTATAGCAGACCCACCCAGTGGGAGTGAGAACCTTCTAATGCAG GTTCTTCAAACCCTCACTGAGGGGCCCACGCCTTCTTCAGAATTGATACTTACTATAAGAAAGTTGTTTGATACAAGAATAAAG GATGTAGAAATTCTTTTCCCAATTTTGCCGTTCCTGCCAAGAGACGAT GTTCTACGCATTTTTCCACATATGGTGAATCTTCCTATGGAGAAATTCCAAGTTGCACTTTCTCGTGTGCTGCAG GGATCATCTCAGTCTGGCCCAGTGCTTTCTCCATCTGAAGTTTTAATTGCTATCCATAGCATTGACCCAGCAAGAGATGGAATACCTCTTAAACAG GTCACAGATGCATGCAATACCTGTTTTGCACAGAGGCAGACATTCACTCAACAGGTTTTAGCCGGCGTTCTGAATCAACTG GTCCAGCAAATTCCACTGCCAATGTTATTCATGCGTACAGTTTTACAAGCTATCGGTGCTTTTCCAGCTCTG TCGGACTTCATCTTGGAGATCCTTTCTCGTCTCGTTAGCAAACAG ATATGGAAATATCCGAAACTGTGGGTGGGGTTTTTGAAATGTGCACAGACAACACAGCCTCAATCATACAAGGTCTTACTACAG CTTCCTCCACCTCAACTGGGAAATGCATTGACTAAAATCCCAGCATTAAGAGCTCCACTAACCGCACATGCCAGCCAGCCAGAGATTCAGTCTTCACTTCCAAG GTCTACATTGTCTGCTCTTGGACTTGTCCCTGATTCTCAAGGAACACAAACCAGCCATGTGCAAGCGAATGAGACACAAACGAGTCAGGAACAGCAGCAACAGCAAGCAAGCGAGTCACAGCAAACGAGCCAGTCGGAGCAAGTTTCTGTACCGTTGAGTCCCTCCAAAACAGATCACCAGGAACCCAGTCAGGTAATTGGCAGTCAGTCTCAAAGCAGTCCCGGAGGTACGGGGCTGTCTGAAATGAGTCAGTCTCAGAACAGTCCCATAGGTACGCGCCGGTCTGAGATGAGTCAGTGTCAGAGCAGTCCTGTAGGTGCGGGCCTGTCTGAGATGAGTCAGTCACAAAGCAGTCCAGTTGGGACTGGGCAGTCTGAAATGGGTCAGAGTCCTCAAGTGTCGGACTCGAGTGCTCCAGCACCAACGAGCCATACTCGAACATCAGACTCTCGAGCGTCAAGCCTGACACAgcgagatgatgatgaaaagatAGACGACACAGCAACCTCGGAGAACGAGGTGACAAAAAGTGAGAAATCAAAGGACTCTTCAGAAGAAGAGTAA